Proteins co-encoded in one Callospermophilus lateralis isolate mCalLat2 chromosome 2, mCalLat2.hap1, whole genome shotgun sequence genomic window:
- the Ucp3 gene encoding putative mitochondrial transporter UCP3, with amino-acid sequence MVGLKPSEVPPTTAVKCLGAGTAACFADLLTFPLDTAKVRLQIQGENPAAQSVQYRGVLGTILTMVRTEGPRSPYNGLVAGLHRQMSFASIRIGLYDSVKQFYTPKGADSSNIAIRILAGCTTGAMAVTCAQPTDVVKVRFQASVRLGPGSHRKYSGTMDAYRTIAREEGFRGLWKGTWPNITRNAIVNCAEMVTYDIIKEKLVDSRLLTDNFPCHFVSAFGAGFCATVVASPVDVVKTRYMNSPPGQYRSPLDCMLKLVVHEGSTAFYKGFTPSFLRLGSWNVMMFVTYEQLKRALMKVQMLRESPF; translated from the exons ATGGTTGGACTGAAGCCTTCAGAAGTGCCTCCCACCACTGCTGTGAAGTGCCTGGGGGCAGGCACTGCAGCCTGTTTCGCAGACCTCCTCACCTTTCCACTGGATACAGCCAAGGTCCGCCTACAG ATCCAGGGAGAGAACCCCGCGGCGCAGAGCGTGCAGTACCGCGGCGTGCTGGGCACCATCCTGACCATGGTGCGCACCGAGGGCCCCAGAAGTCCTTACAACGGGCTGGTGGCCGGCCTGCACCGTCAGATGAGCTTCGCCTCCATCCGCATTGGCCTCTATGACTCTGTCAAGCAGTTCTACACCCCCAAAGGAGCGGACA GTTCCAACATTGCCATCAGGATTCTGGCGGGCTGCACCACGGGGGCCATGGCAGTGACTTGTGCCCAGCCCACCGATGTGGTAAAGGTCCGATTTCAGGCCAGCGTGCGCCTGGGGCCCGGGAGCCACAGAAAATACAGCGGAACTATGGATGCCTACAGAACCATCGCCAGGGAGGAAGGGTTCAGGGGCCTGTGGAAAG GAACTTGGCCCAACATCACAAGGAATGCCATTGTCAACTGTGCTGAGATGGTGACTTATGACATCATCAAGGAGAAACTTGTGGACTCTCGCCTGCTCACTG ACAACTTCCCCTGCCACTTTGTCTCTGCCTTTGGAGCTGGCTTCTGTGCCACAGTGGTGGCCTCCCCAGTGGATGTGGTGAAGACGCGGTATATGAACTCACCCCCAGGCCAGTACCGCAGCCCGCTGGACTGTATGCTAAAGCTGGTGGTCCACGAGGGATCCACAGCCTTCTACAAGGG ATTCACCCCCTCCTTCTTGCGTTTGGGATCCTGGAATGTGATGATGTTTGTAACCTATGAGCAGCTGAAACGGGCCTTGATGAAAGTCCAGATGTTGCGGGAATCTCCATTTTGA